A portion of the Betta splendens chromosome 2, fBetSpl5.4, whole genome shotgun sequence genome contains these proteins:
- the enpp4 gene encoding bis(5'-adenosyl)-triphosphatase enpp4 isoform X1: MTANQVLIEKLTFRMLLRIVLGFLCGVRALATENNTAQQRPPPLLLVSFDGFRADYLRRFDMPNLNHLYSQGVLVEQLTNVFVTKTFPNHYSLVTGLFAESHGILASNMYDPISKKHFRTSNDTDPMWWSQAEPLWLTALDSGYKTAAVMWPGSDVTIRNRTATHFFPYDSKVTFEQRLKNVTEWILGNKKEPGVMFAALYWEEPDGSGHRFGPDNTTAMQKALKEVDDNIGLLMSELKRTGLLGHVNVLITSDHGMAQCSEERLIRLNDCLHPDNYTLVDLTPVAALIPQKDADVIFGILSKCHKHMTAYVKNAIPDRLHYRNNERVQPIILVADEGWTIIQQGNKLPRLGDHGYDNSLPSMHPFLAATGPSFRQGYRTSSLQSVDIYPLMCHLLSVPPRPNNGTLYQARCLLADETCWDVPLVVGLVVGVLLVLSTLTVLIRLLSYRRSSGPRAFQRLQIDDDDDDDPLLE; encoded by the exons ATGACAGCTAACCAGGTCCTTATAGAGAAACTAAC TTTCAGAATGCTGCTGAGAATAGTGCTGGGTTTCCTGTGTGGTGTAAGAGCCTTAGCCACAGAAAACAACACGGCtcagcagcgtcctcctccactgctgctggtgTCATTTGACGGTTTCCGGGCAGACTACCTGCGGAGGTTCGACATGCCAAACCTGAACCACCTGTACAGCCAGGGGGTCCTGGTGGAGCAACTCACCAACGTCTTTGTCACCAAGACATTTCCTAACCACTACAGTCTG gtgACAGGGTTGTTCGCAGAGTCTCATGGGATATTAGCCAGTAACATGTATGACCCCATCAGCAAAAAGCACTTCCGCACCAGCAATGACACTGATCCGATGTGGTGGAGCCAGGCAGAGCCTCTCTGGTTGACGGCGCTGGACTCCGGCTACAAGACGGCGGCCGTGATGTGGCCCGGCTCCGACGTGACCATTAGAAACCGCACAGCGACACATTTCTTTCCATACGACTCCAAAGTGACGTTTGAGCAACGACTCAAGAATGTGACGGAATGGATTCTGGGAAATAAAAAG GAGCCAGGAGTGATGTTTGCAGCGCTCTACTGGGAGGAACCGGACGGATCAGGTCACAGGTTTGGCCCAGACAACACCACTGCTATGCAAAAAGCTCTGAAGGAG GTCGATGACAACATCGGCCTGCTGATGTCAGAACTAAAGCGGACTGGTCTGTTGGGCCACGTCAACGTCCTGATAACCAGTGACCACGGCATGGCTCAGTGCTCAGAGGAGCGCCTCATTCGCCTGAATGACTGCCTCCACCCTGACAATTACACATTGGTGGACTTGACACCTGTCGCAGCTCTGATTCCACAAAAAG ATGCTGACGTGATCTTTGGCATATTGAGCAAGTGTCACAAACACATGACAGCGTATGTGAAGAACGCCATCCCTGATAGGCTTCACTACCGGAACAATGAGCGTGTCCAGCCGATCATACTGGTCGCTGACGAGGGCTGGACCATAATCCAACAAGGAAACAAGCTGCCGAGAT TGGGTGATCACGGCTACGACAACTCTCTACCCAGCATGCACCCGTTCCTGGCAGCGACGGGGCCCAGCTTCCGTCAGGGTTACAGGACCAGCAGTTTACAGAGCGTGGACATTTACCCGCTCATGTGCCACCTGCTGTCGGTGCCACCACGGCCCAACAACGGCACCCTGTACCAGGCTCGCTGTCTGCTGGCTGATGAGACCTGCTGGGACGTCCCTCTGGTGGTCGGCCTAGTGGTGGGCGTCCTGCTGGTGCTCTCTACACTTACTG TTTTAATCCGGTTGCTGAGCTACCGCCGCTCGTCGGGCCCTCGAGCGTTCCAGAGGCTGCAGATcgacgacgatgatgacgacgaccCCCTGCTGGAGTAA
- the enpp4 gene encoding bis(5'-adenosyl)-triphosphatase enpp4 isoform X2: MLLRIVLGFLCGVRALATENNTAQQRPPPLLLVSFDGFRADYLRRFDMPNLNHLYSQGVLVEQLTNVFVTKTFPNHYSLVTGLFAESHGILASNMYDPISKKHFRTSNDTDPMWWSQAEPLWLTALDSGYKTAAVMWPGSDVTIRNRTATHFFPYDSKVTFEQRLKNVTEWILGNKKEPGVMFAALYWEEPDGSGHRFGPDNTTAMQKALKEVDDNIGLLMSELKRTGLLGHVNVLITSDHGMAQCSEERLIRLNDCLHPDNYTLVDLTPVAALIPQKDADVIFGILSKCHKHMTAYVKNAIPDRLHYRNNERVQPIILVADEGWTIIQQGNKLPRLGDHGYDNSLPSMHPFLAATGPSFRQGYRTSSLQSVDIYPLMCHLLSVPPRPNNGTLYQARCLLADETCWDVPLVVGLVVGVLLVLSTLTVLIRLLSYRRSSGPRAFQRLQIDDDDDDDPLLE; the protein is encoded by the exons ATGCTGCTGAGAATAGTGCTGGGTTTCCTGTGTGGTGTAAGAGCCTTAGCCACAGAAAACAACACGGCtcagcagcgtcctcctccactgctgctggtgTCATTTGACGGTTTCCGGGCAGACTACCTGCGGAGGTTCGACATGCCAAACCTGAACCACCTGTACAGCCAGGGGGTCCTGGTGGAGCAACTCACCAACGTCTTTGTCACCAAGACATTTCCTAACCACTACAGTCTG gtgACAGGGTTGTTCGCAGAGTCTCATGGGATATTAGCCAGTAACATGTATGACCCCATCAGCAAAAAGCACTTCCGCACCAGCAATGACACTGATCCGATGTGGTGGAGCCAGGCAGAGCCTCTCTGGTTGACGGCGCTGGACTCCGGCTACAAGACGGCGGCCGTGATGTGGCCCGGCTCCGACGTGACCATTAGAAACCGCACAGCGACACATTTCTTTCCATACGACTCCAAAGTGACGTTTGAGCAACGACTCAAGAATGTGACGGAATGGATTCTGGGAAATAAAAAG GAGCCAGGAGTGATGTTTGCAGCGCTCTACTGGGAGGAACCGGACGGATCAGGTCACAGGTTTGGCCCAGACAACACCACTGCTATGCAAAAAGCTCTGAAGGAG GTCGATGACAACATCGGCCTGCTGATGTCAGAACTAAAGCGGACTGGTCTGTTGGGCCACGTCAACGTCCTGATAACCAGTGACCACGGCATGGCTCAGTGCTCAGAGGAGCGCCTCATTCGCCTGAATGACTGCCTCCACCCTGACAATTACACATTGGTGGACTTGACACCTGTCGCAGCTCTGATTCCACAAAAAG ATGCTGACGTGATCTTTGGCATATTGAGCAAGTGTCACAAACACATGACAGCGTATGTGAAGAACGCCATCCCTGATAGGCTTCACTACCGGAACAATGAGCGTGTCCAGCCGATCATACTGGTCGCTGACGAGGGCTGGACCATAATCCAACAAGGAAACAAGCTGCCGAGAT TGGGTGATCACGGCTACGACAACTCTCTACCCAGCATGCACCCGTTCCTGGCAGCGACGGGGCCCAGCTTCCGTCAGGGTTACAGGACCAGCAGTTTACAGAGCGTGGACATTTACCCGCTCATGTGCCACCTGCTGTCGGTGCCACCACGGCCCAACAACGGCACCCTGTACCAGGCTCGCTGTCTGCTGGCTGATGAGACCTGCTGGGACGTCCCTCTGGTGGTCGGCCTAGTGGTGGGCGTCCTGCTGGTGCTCTCTACACTTACTG TTTTAATCCGGTTGCTGAGCTACCGCCGCTCGTCGGGCCCTCGAGCGTTCCAGAGGCTGCAGATcgacgacgatgatgacgacgaccCCCTGCTGGAGTAA
- the xkr6a gene encoding XK-related protein 6, with the protein MAAQSDGGKAGVGCGGGFAQLYDVDAEEPLDSAAIHICQCCRSSACYWGCRSACLGSLLGGGQPVGGAGVRETHCPPREQLWLDCLWIVLALLVFFWDVGTDLCLALDYYQRQDYLWFGLTLFFVLVPSVLVQILSFRWFVQDYTGGGLGEVEGLTKRGAVALGCLYPGRDRLQLATIWLWQATIHILQLGQVWRYIRTLYLGVMSRRQKEHQRRWYWAMMFEYADVNMLRLLETFLESAPQLVLQLCIMIQENRAETLQCISSLASLLSLAWVLASYHKLLRDSRDDQRSMSYRGALLHLFWRLFTISSRVLSLALFASLFHIYFGIFVVVHWCAMAFWVVHGGTDFCMSKWEEVLFNMVVGIVYIFCWFNVKEGRTRYRMVAYYTVVLAENTILTGLWYAYRDPLLTDSYAVPALCSVYLTFAGGVLVMLLYYGFLHPATAHLQPSPASSCCAQLLWGLPLPPSAPPTAPPTPAHMPKSQTEEDVAETCLPVFQVRSAPPPCKSDGPLIKIDMPRKRYPAWDAHYVDRRLRRTINILQYITPAAVGIRYRDGPLLYELLQYESSL; encoded by the exons ATGGCCGCGCAGTCGGACGGCGGCAAAGCCGGGGTCGGGTGCGGCGGCGGCTTCGCCCAGCTGTACGACGTTGACGCCGAGGAGCCCCTGGACTCTGCCGCGATCCACATCTGCCAGTGCTGCCGCTCGTCCGCCTGCTACTGGGGCTGCCGCTCCGCCTGCCTCGGCTCGCTGCTCGGCGGGGGGCAGCCCGTCGGAGGGGCCGGCGTGCGCGAGACTCACTGCCCGCCTCGGGAGCAGCTGTGGCTGGACTGCCTCTGGATCGTCCTCGCCCTCCTCGTGTTCTTCTGGGACGTCGGCACGGACCTGTGCCTGGCGCTGGACTACTACCAGCGGCAGGACTACCTCTGGTTCGGCCTCACGCTCTTCTTCGTGCTGGTGCCTTCGGTCCTGGTGCAGATTCTGAGCTTCCGCTGGTTCGTGCAGGACTACACGGGCGGGGGgctgggggaggtggaggggctgACGAAGCGGGGCGCGGTGGCGCTGGGCTGCCTGTACCCCGGCAGGGACCGCCTGCAGCTGGCCACCATCTGGCTGTGGCAGGCCACCATTCACATCCTGCAGCTGGGACAAGTGTGGAG GTACATCAGGACGCTTTACCTAGGTGTGATGTCACGGCGGCAGAAGGAACACCAGCGGCGCTGGTACTGGGCCATGATGTTCGAGTACGCAGACGTCAACATGCTGCGGCTGCTGGAGACCTTCCTGGAGTCCGCTCCccagctggttctgcagctctgcatcaTGATCCAGGAGAACCGGGCTGAGACGCTGCAGT GCATCTCCTCCCTTGCCTCCCTCCTGTCTCTCGCCTGGGTTCTGGCCTCCTACCACAAACTGCTGCGGGACTCTCGCGACGACCAGCGCAGCATGAGCTACCGCGGCGCGCTGCTGCACCTCTTCTGGCGCCTCTTCACCATCTCGTCCCGCgtcctctcgctcgccctcttcGCCTCCCTCTTCCACATCTATTTCGGCATCTTCGTGGTGGTCCACTGGTGCGCCATGGCCTTCTGGGTGGTGCACGGAGGCACCGACTTCTGCATGTCCAAGTGGGAGGAGGTGCTCTTCAACATGGTGGTTGGCATCGTCTACATCTTCTGCTGGTTTAACGTGAAGGAGGGACGCACGCGCTACAGAATGGTGGCGTACTACACTGTGGTTCTGGCCGAGAACACCATCCTCACTGGGCTGTG GTATGCGTACAGGGACCCCCTGCTGACCGACTCCTACGCCGTCCCAGCCCTGTGTAGCGTCTACCTGACGTTTGCGGGGGGCGTCCTGGTGATGCTGCTTTACTACGGCTTCCTGCACCCTGCCACCGCCCATCTCCAGCCgagccccgcctcctcctgctgcgccCAGCTGCTCTGGGGCCTGCCCCTTCCTCCGTCGGCCCCGCCCACCGCCCCGCCCACCCCGGCTCACATGCCCAAGTctcagacggaggaggacgtgGCCGAGACATGCCTCCCCGTCTTTCAGGTGAGGTCGGCGCCCCCGCCGTGCAAGTCGGACGGGCCGCTGATAAAAATCGACATGCCCAGGAAGCGGTACCCAGCCTGGGACGCCCACTACGTAGACAGGCGCCTGCGGAGGACTATAAACATCCTGCAGTACATAACGCCGGCCGCCGTGGGCATACGCTACCGCGACGGCCCCCTACTGTACGAACTGTTGCAGTACGAGTCCTCActttga